One Rhizophagus irregularis chromosome 5, complete sequence DNA window includes the following coding sequences:
- a CDS encoding uncharacterized protein (SECRETED:cutsite_VKA-WD; SECRETED:prob_0.9517); SECRETED:SignalP(1-27), producing MSSKNRFITFGFFVFLLILVLSPYVKAWDNEDHEIFTLVDDLEASEGNDVNFYSWLGLEPTATEEDINRAYRKLSLAVHPDKNPDAKSKEKFARLGRIKTILRNPEERKRYDFFLKNGVPKWRGTGYYYSRYRPGLGTVLIGLLVLISFLHYIILWINYFQEKNRIRHYIKESREIAWGKRMKKQQTKKRVFVNDLSFMVEGDHVFFLADDGGEYVLDEETVVRPKITDVIVFVLPGWFYNNIKKQFSVKKTNSLVNSEYEKEGFSSDDDRNEVVDNLRNKTRRRRGGNKRQNSKLKS from the exons ATGTCTTCAAAGAATCGTTTTATTACTTTTGGTTTTTTCGTTTTCCTTTTGATCCTAGTGCTCTCACCATATGTAAAAGCCTGGGACAATG agGACCATGAAATATTTACACTTGTAGACGATTTAGAGGCTTCTGAAGGAAatgatgtaaatttttattcttggCTTGGTTTAGAACCTACAGCTACAGAAGAAGATATTAATAGAGCATATAGAAAATTATCACTTGCAGTACA TCCTGATAAAAATCCTGATGctaaaagtaaagaaaaatttgctcGATTAGGCagaattaaaacaattttacgTAATCCAGAAGAAAGAAAACGGtatgatttctttttaaaaaatggagTGCCAAAATGGCGTGGCACTGGATATTATTATAGTCGATATAGACCCGGATTAGGAACTGTTTTAATAGGATTATTAGTGTTGATATCATTTTTACACTATATTATATTGTGGATCAATTactttcaagaaaaaaatagaatccgacattatataaaagaatcgAGAGAAATTGCTTGGGGCAAAAGAATGAAAAAGCAACAAACGAAAAAACGCGTCTTCGTAAACGATTTATCATTTATGGTCGAAGGTGATCATGTTTTTTTCTTGGCTGATGACGGGGGAGAATATGTATTAGATGAAGAAACAGTTGTTCGACCAAAAATCACTGATGTAATTGTTTTTGTGTTGCCCGGATGgttttataacaatattaaaaaacaattttctgTGAAAAAAACTAATTCTTTAGTAAACTCTGAATATGAAAAAGAGGGATTCAGCAGCGATGATGATCGAAATGAGGTTGTTGATAATCTTAGGAATAAGACAAGAAGACGTAGAGGCGGGAATAAAAGGCAAAACAGTAAACTGAAATCTtag